Sequence from the Thermococcus nautili genome:
CGACATGCTAATATGGCACCGCTACGGTGAGTTGCCCGTTGGTGAGGACACGATTCTCATAGTGGCCAGCGCGAAGCACAGGAAGGAAGCTTTTGAGGCCTGTTCGTGGGCGATAGACGAGGTCAAGAAACGGGTCCCCGTGTGGAAGCGTGAAGTTACCGACGAGGGAACCTTCTGGATTGAGGGTGACAGGCAGATTCCCGAATGACTTTTCCGTTTTTTGCATACTATCTTGAATGGTTAGCAAAATCCGAATAGAAAAAGTATAAATATGGTTTTTCCTACCGTTCTATGGTGGGCGGTAATGGAGAGGGCTGTTCATGCAGGTTCGGTGTTTCAAACCATTCCGACTCAGTCGGTGGTTAGTGTCGCCAAGCCCCCGTGGTCAAGTAAGAACCACAACGGTAAGCTCGAGAGGCTCATCCTTCAGATTGGCGCCGGTAAGGGGAAGTTCTCAGAGGTTGGAGGAATCCCCAGGTCCATCGGTTGCATTGGTAACAACAGGTTCATCCTCCGCAGGGAGCCGATGAGCCTTGAGAGAATGAAGGAGCTAATCCTTGAGTTCAGGAAACTCGGCGGAAAGGAACTCTGGCTGACCAACTACGACAACGTCGAGACACTTCTGGCCCTTGCAGTGTTCGCGAGTGAGCTTGAGTTCCCGGAGGTCTATGCCGTCGTCCTCATAGACGACCTTGACAAGGTTACGCCCATTGAAGGCGTCAACTTCATTGCGGAACTCAGCTATCCGGAGCACACCCTCGACGAGCTCTCGGCGTACC
This genomic interval carries:
- a CDS encoding SPASM domain-containing protein, whose amino-acid sequence is MERAVHAGSVFQTIPTQSVVSVAKPPWSSKNHNGKLERLILQIGAGKGKFSEVGGIPRSIGCIGNNRFILRREPMSLERMKELILEFRKLGGKELWLTNYDNVETLLALAVFASELEFPEVYAVVLIDDLDKVTPIEGVNFIAELSYPEHTLDELSAYPWLHGALVVVPPEELRAGSFLGNFNGEVYLDVLFPGSARGLNFNVIELRRIYNPSTERYHDCLAGTVAVTAEGYVLPCPLLRNYVVGDLTRMTLKEAVRKKRLRAFWKMTKDKIEACSTCPFKYICHDCRALEYQATGEIDGMEYCPMLL